One window of the Verrucomicrobiota bacterium genome contains the following:
- the rpmB gene encoding 50S ribosomal protein L28, giving the protein MARICELTGKGPTKGSRIWRSGKAKKKGGIGTHVTAITKRRFLPNLQRVKAVIDGEVRHIWVSTRALKKGLVVKPPKRTYKAPAKAAAKSVAKA; this is encoded by the coding sequence ATGGCACGTATCTGTGAATTAACTGGTAAAGGCCCGACCAAGGGCAGTCGCATCTGGCGCAGTGGCAAAGCCAAGAAAAAAGGTGGTATCGGCACGCACGTGACCGCTATCACGAAGCGGCGTTTTTTGCCCAACCTGCAACGCGTCAAGGCCGTGATTGACGGTGAGGTGCGCCATATCTGGGTGTCCACCCGGGCGCTCAAAAAGGGTTTGGTGGTAAAACCGCCGAAGCGCACGTATAAGGCCCCCGCCAAGGCGGCCGCGAAATCAGTTGCCAAGGCCTGA